The Ipomoea triloba cultivar NCNSP0323 chromosome 4, ASM357664v1 DNA segment CTTTCAAGTACAAATTAAGTAGAGTTAATTTCAACTAATGTCCTCTAATTatgatgattttttaaaatttgtcatcattttttaattttttttcaaatgtaaaccttgactattaaaatctTTGTAATAATAGAGCATTTTCAAGAGTTGAATTTTTTGAACAATTTTTCAGTGCTAAGTAAGATAAAGAGGggagagaaaaggaaaaaggaaggaaaaaaaagattaaagaaattttgacaaaacaacaaaaaaaaaaggttatatTTACGCGTGTGTGCAATGCGTGCACCTGTTGGGCGCAACAGTAAGCCAAATGCGCAAGCTACACAACAACTTTTCCTTTTATCACCATTCAATGTGCCCCATCCCCCAAtagtaaaaaaacaaattaaatttaaaaaaaaaaaaaaaaaaaagcctcaCCCAAAATTTGCTTATGAAAAACCACCCCAAAACCCTCTCTTGGCTCTTGGGGATACTCTAGCCTCTAAGGCATTAGTGAAGTTGATCAGGAAATTCACATAAGATTTACTTCCAACAATATGGTGGATATTCAATTCTTGCCACAAATATTGGGGGTCCCGCTCTTTATGTATAAAAGTGTACACTTTGGTGTTGAGCTGGACAAAATCATTGCAGTAGAAGGTATTGGAAGTGTGCAAACAAGAATGTGAgttgtttatttttgttattgtttttttttttttaataataaactctCGAAAGTAATTCATTGAAtcaatttttgttattgtttttagTAGATGAAACAAAGAGTTGTTTACATGGAAGTAACATGCTATAAATactaattacacaaatttacaCATTTATAgagtatacttttttttttcaaaaaaaatgagtCAATACTTTAATtccacacttttttttatttaatagtttaattacacaaattgtaAGAATTTGATaacttatttgaatttttttcaaaagtaattaaaatatcatgtctaaaaaataacttaaaattTCAAATGTATGCTAttactatatactatatagtttgaaattttgaattagGAAAAGAATTTTACTTCATAGATCCCTATTTTTACTTTCTTACTTTACTAGTTGTAgcaaaatatcaatattaaaattttgagaaatgGAGTAAAGTTGATagtatgaaataatattttattggttgttgtaaataaataaaataaataaataattcgaATTTTAAAGTGAGGCGCCATTCCTAACTTCCCAAGGAAGCCAATACTGAAGAGTCTAGATATCCCGACTCTCgatcagagagagagagagagagaatcgaTGGTAAGGTTTTACTATGATAGCTTCTGCTTATACATGTTCCCTGTAGGGGTTTGCGAATTTCATATTCTTCTTCGTTTCCAATTTCGCAGGACGATTTTGCTGAAGAATTTGAACCGCTATTCGATTACCATCGCGTTCAACCTTTCAACGTTGTTTGCCTTGATGGTCGGTTCTCTCCCCCTctatatgatacatatataccACCGCTattctgtttttatttttaattctttttttgttgtttgtttgaatGCGGCAGATGATAGTCTTGATTCACCACCGAAGAAACAGAAGCCTAGCAACGTTTCTGTAAAGCTTGTCATTTTCATTACGAATTTGAGTTATTTTACATGATTAGTGAACTTAAATTTAGTTATATATggtttcatttcttcatttttttgggATTTGAGATCAGGCTGCAAAGGAAGATAATGATAAAGGTTTTATCCAAATAGTTGACTGTAAAGAAAAAGATGAGGACTGGCTGCTATCACCGCCAATGATTTCATTTAATGCCAAGAGCCGTGCTGAAAATTCAACTCTAAGGGAAATTAGGTACATTCTTGGTGAAACCTCTAGGGGATTTTATATGCACTTCTTAGTTTATAAGTTCTTGAGCTTATATTTTCTACCTAAAGTTCTAAACTGAATTTTTTTCCTGTCAAGTATTTCCTACAACAATAGTGAAAAGAGAGTTGGCTTCTACTACTTTACTGCGTAATTCCCTATTTTCTATGTGGTGCAAGAAGTCTTTCTTCTTTTATGTTGGGCTCTCTTTATTTTAAAACCATTTTGATTAGATACTATGATTTATTGACCTTTTGAGCTATATCTATTACCTAGTTTGGCTTCTGATCCAATGAAATGGAGTCATTGTCTCTTTTACAATGATATTtggaattttgaaaatttacatTGTTCCATCAGGATTCTACTTCTACCAAAATGCATAGGCTGTATATTGGATAGGCTTAATTTTCTAGAGAAGTTCTTATGAAATTGATGGAATTTGATTAGGTAGGATAGCCTTCTTCTTCATAGGGATAGATTGTGATCATCAATTACCCATTTTTATACTTTCAGGAATAAAAAGAGAACTACATTTATAGCCTTTTTGGGCCACCAACTTAAAAGCGTATACTATTATAACTATATCTCTTAAGTGACAAAACATAGTATAATGTTATTCACTGTTCTCCAGAAAATGTATGGCAAGTGAAAAATATCTACTTTTGATATGCTTTTCTGGATTTATGCTGTGGCAAATGTTTGGCAGGTatcctttaatttttcaatCCTCTTCTAATAGTAAGGTTGCAATTAATAGGTTAAGAAAACAAGAGTTGGCATCTTTTACCGAATCAGCCAAGGATGTGCTGCAGGCTGTTGAAGAATCAGTAAAAAGAGATCTTGGTGCCTCATTGCAGTCATCTGTAGGAACTGTTACAGAGCAGGAATCAAAACCTACCACTGAGAGagctaaaataattatttctatcCAGGACAAGGATGAAACTAAACAATTCCGTATTTACATGGTACTCTCTTGCAACTATCTTCTTTATAAGAAGCTAGTTGGACACTTAGGAATTGAGACATTCTTTGATGCTGATGGGTTGGGTTACAACTTAAAAGTAATAATAGGTCAACAGTCAACTACAGAGTAATGTGTGTTTGTAGGAGCAAATTTGGGGTCTTGGAAGAGCAAGAAGCAGAGTCTGATAGCAAGGTCTAGTACAGCATCTGAATATTGTGCAATAGTTAAAATGACTTGTAAACTAGAATGGATAAAGACATGCTAAAGGAGTTTGGCATTACAATTTAAAACAGATGTGCCATTGAACTTGTTGTGAGACAATCAGGTAGCCATTCATATCTTGAACAATCCTGTCTTCTATGAACAAACGAAACAGAGTAAATAGATTGTCACTTTCTGTGAGATGAGATCTATAGCAAGGATTTATTTCTGCCTTGTGTACAGAGTTGAGAGCAACTGGTAGATTTGTTTACAACGGGGCTTAATAGGAGTAGAATTGATTGTATTCgaaacaagttgggcatgatcaATATCTAAGCTCTAACTTGAGAGCTAGTGTCATTGACTATGAAGGGTTGAATGGCTACTGATCAACCGGCTACATAGGGAGGCCCAAACATTCAATCTTGTGTATCTGTATATTGGGTACATACTATTCTTTGTAATGATGGAAAAAAAACTCTTCTGTTCTCCAAATTATCAAAGAATAGCATAATGGTCCATCAGAAGGGGATAACTAATTTGTGGTTAAAATTTTGAAGGACTTGATgggacattttaattttattctcttttagAAATGGTCAAAGATCAGTACTCACCCATCATAGAATTATTCTTGCTCCTATCAGGTGCTTAAAACTGATGAAAATGGCTAATGAATGAAACTGGTTTCTGTGAAAGGGCTCCTTTAGACAAGCTATATGTTTCTGGTTTGACAGTTACATGAGGTCACATTTTCATAAGTGCTGcatattattcattttcaatgGCCTTGAACTATCTTCATCTAACTTTGTCTATGCATCATTTGTTTTACTCCCACTACATTGCCTTGTCTGTGATGCTAGTGTACTATTAGCATTTCAACATTGAACTTTGATTAGTAAACATTTGAATGCAGTTTTagattttaaactctaattgTCTCTTCTTTATTCTCATAGGATGATAAATTTGAGCGGCTTTTCAAACTATATGCTGACAAAATGAAGCTTGATTTGCAAAAGTTAGTTTTCTGTTTTGATGgggaaaaaattaaaccaacaGCCACACCTGATAGCCTTGAGATGGAAGACAATGATATCATTGAAGTGCATTTAAAGCCAAGCTGATTAAGGTAAAAGATTTAGAATAGCTTGTTTGTGCCAAATGCTTTTTTctccgttaatttttttttttttttttttttttgctgtttgattttttcctttttcaatttcttaGCAATTGATTTTGTTAGGGTTAAGTTTCTTTtatgtatttgtatattttttgtaaaatcATCATGTATTCAAAAGTGCATGATCTGTGATTGTATATTACTTAGGATTTACAGTCTTATCTAACTGCTTGACTGGTAAGTGGTTGGTCAAAGCTTTTGGTGTAGAGCTTTGTCATTTGCAGAAAGGAAGTTAGTTCTGCCACCACACTAGAACCCTCCACACGAATCATTAAGTGCATAGGCCCATAGGTTTGAATCTTTGAAGTTGTCCATTAATGTCATTCAATTACTGATGAGGAACTCTAGTAATTTTGATGCTTTGACAGTCTTTAGTATGTTTCAGATTTTTAGTCCAGTTTTTATCTTGAGCTCTGAAATTGCATGGAATTATTGTTACTGTTATAGGtgtgttcatttttttttatagctgAGGTCAGCACATGGTGAAAAATCCAATAATGAGTATCATAAAATCTATGTATTATATAAAGAGCCAATGCAGAATTCCTTGTATGTTTTGGTAGAATGGCATTTTCCTGGCCATTACTTTCACTTTGTACCAACATTTTGGTAACATGGTATGATGGCAAGATGCTTGGTTCCCAATTCGTAGTCTGATTTGATGATTTTTGTGGTGAAGAGAGTATTTAACTGATCTCTGGTTTCTAGTTGTGTTTTATTTGGATTTGTCCATAATTTGCGAATGCATCTCTAGTTTACCACATAAAAACTAGAACCTCATTATATTTAAAGGGCACACAATGCACTTCTAACATCTTTGTGGTGGGAAATGCTGAAATTCTGGCTTGAGACTTGAGAGGTCATGTTCGTTTGTCAACAAATGGGTGGAGGAATGCTTTTGTTTGTAAGTTTGGTTTAACTAATTTTTGGATTTGAATGAACTCGTTTTGGATGATTACTATCCATGTTGTGCAAAGTACAACTTTGGATTAGCTcattttgtatttgaaaatgttggacatatatatatctaaagggattgtttggttcacgaaatgtTAAATTACTTTAGGAAATGTTAGATTAGGCTCTTCTTATTCACTCTCCCACTTTCAAAAGTGAGTCTTACTTTCATatcatcaaatttaaaatttcatcactCTTTTCTTTACATCTCTACAACTTtatctcactttcaaaagtaacTAAGTCCTAATATCACatcacattaataataataataataataataataataataattataaaaacagAACTaatcaatataaaatataaataataaaaaagaaagaatagaaAACTACAAAAAGGTTTataattggttttttttttttttttttgctttgcaAGCTTGCAATCCatgtaagaaaaataaaataatagcaaaaaaaattatttttcacaaAGTATGCCGCATCATCTTGCAAGTCCCTTCCTTTCAAGGATGGGTCCATGGGGATAACCTTATTAGGATCGTTAGATTCATGTATTTGTTAAAGTTGaggtatataacataaatataattgGTTTAAGGGTATTAATGAATTGTAAACACACTTATGTTCCCTCCAAGCAAAGGACCTTTATGGCTTTATTGACATTTAAGTCGCCGATTTGTAGAAATTTTACATTATCCGTCCATGCTTGCATAATCACAGTGCGGCCTAAGTTAAAGAGTACCTTGCGTGTGAAAATGTGATAGAGTATAGTTAATCTTCGTCGGTCGCCAGTGTTAGTATTTAAAAAGGGTTGGAGTGTTGTCGGAGATGGCTGAATTGTCATTGGAACTTTAGGACCTTTAATAACAGGTCACTAACCAGTTGTTGGAGTTCAATGTCCCAAAATCACATATTgatggacttaattgcactttttaaaagttcatgtgTTTTAGTGTTTAAATGACTTTTCGAATAAAGTTTAGGGATCTATTTGACCCATTTTtcccttaataataataatattattattattattattgttattattaatgaatttatatatatactttaataaatataatatattatataaatgtgtGTGTAAGAGTGTTTTTTGgtattctaataaaaatatatttctatGAATTTGAGAATAGCTAATATTAAGGGGGTTCAAACGTGATGTAAACTTTATATCTCtctaaaaagataaataaaaggGAAAACGGCACTTTTAGCCCctcaattgttttacttttgaaaaCTTGGCCCCTGTCAATTGATTTAAACAAACTTAGTCCTTCAATTGTCcataacatattaaatttagtccctaattttatataattagaaactttattaataattttattttcatgggTTATATTTGTCAATTACTCTACAACTTTATTCTCTCTCCTCTTAACAATTTACgctatcttcatcttcaaggtTAACTCATCGGCGAAGATATATACGTCGTTGACAAAAATTCGGAAGGATAAGGAGGCTGAGCCTTTAGAATTTGAGGAGGCCTTGTTTGATTTGGAAAATACCAACCAAGAGCTCAAGGGTGACTTGGAGGACCTGTACATCAATATTGCTGTACAAATTGATGTCTCTGGAAACAAGAAGGCTATGGTAAGATTTCTTCTTTTTGAGATTTCCCATTTGCTATTATGTCATGATGTTGCAGattaatttcaagaaaattttcattaaaaaatattgattgaTTTTGATTCTTTGAGTTAGGGTTATTGCCATTCAAATGTTTAATGAAGATGGCAGACATttaagagaaaagaaaatgaagttgaaGAGTAATTGACAAATACAatctcatgaaaaaaaaaattattaacaatgtttctaattatataaaataaggGACTAAATGTGGTATATTATGGACAATTGAAGGATTAAGTTTGTCCAAATCAATTGATAGGGGccaaattttcaaaagtaaaacaattgagGAGCTAAAAGTGCTGTTTTCCCTAAATAAAACTTTGTGCAATGGCTTCAAGTGGATGTACCTCTCACACTGAGGATGAACCATTATAAATATGCatgttttatttacttttttttttttgaaacacaatatgcatgttttatttattattgttgcattaatatattttctattcaTGGGATTGGGCCAATTTAATCCTAACAAGAGATGGCGACATTTTATGTGGAAATCTAAAAGGGAAAAATCAAGAGTATTTTTAGGTCAAGTCAAACTCTACTATTGCTTTGTAGTAGTACATGTACAATTGGCCTATTCTtgtgaaaaatgagaaaataaagttgAGTTTCCTTTAAGGCTATTGGAATACAttggagaaaagaaaaagaagtttTTACAATTAGTCAAGGTACTCATTTTActgtgaaatatatatatatatatatatatatatatatatatatatatatatatatatatatatatatgttacaaaacacactaTTCTACGTAACCTTGTCATCTTCCACTTTCTACGTTGTTTTTAATCAGTTGTTAaacagtggaccatggtccacacagtaaTGTGTGGAGCGTGGACCATGGTCGtcgtcaaatgaaactgtagtaaaattaaaatgatactttagtgttagtataatgaaactagtatgtttaaaatagaactaaaatccagagtcatacaataacatatatacattgTCAAAGGGacttgaagtgtaattaaaataatacttcagcattactataattaaactagtgtgtatggaaaataaaactaaaaaaagagaattcatgcaataatgtatatatatattatcaaatgaaactgtagtagaattaaaatgatactttgatattgctataatgaaattagtgtgtgggaaatgaaactaaaaagcagaacaatattgtcaaatgaaattgaagtgtAAATTAGAATGCCACCTACTTCATGGTCTATGATGCCACATGGGCCATGGCCCACAATAAAATGTTCCGTTCTCAATTGTACGtcataccatggaccagggttcaccggtccaccttgcattgtggatccTGCTtcataaattatgtgtctgtagtgaagatacataatatgttaactacaaacacataatatgttaactggcATGCAcatatgttaactgcatattatgtatgtgtttgtagttaacatattatgcgctttcaatttatttataaatataaaatctgTTAATTGCGAAATATATTGactaaatacattatttgtcaCTATAGACGAGTCCACTATATATGTAAGGTGGAACTAGATAATTTGCCGGTAATTCTTGGTGGTCCTTGTGGATCTATAAATTGTTTTGGGCTATAAATCTGTAGTTTGGCGATTGCCGCAATTCTGGTAGTCCTTGTCTTAACTTGTGtaggttttttaaatttttttttatttttaatatatatatatatatatatatatatatatatatatataaatttcttttaaataataaactttgtTCTATTTAGTGGTAATGTTCAATTTAAGAATGGccatatatataacaattagttatagatttatatatttaaggAAAAGGGCTAAAAAAATTCTCTACTATTAGTAAAAATACAAATGGGTATCTCAACTAATATAAAAGAATACTTAATGTTTTGAACTTCCAACTTTATGCAATAGCTATTATATATCTTTGAACAATCAGGTCTAAATCTTTACAAATTAATGAACAtccatttaaatatactaacTTGAAGACTATTTTTGGAATGAGCAACacaaataatatcatatataaaaagtaattaatttccCTTTGAAGAGTTCTTGATCGCTTGATATATAGAAAACTtgtgtatttataaaattttataaataaagatTATTGGTTGTGATTTTAAAAACTTCATAtctactatctactatactaataagagccaaagagagttatgcctaaaatgggtagaaaaatggcggtcaaattatttaatcgaaTGGATGGttaagatgaattatttaatcaaatagatggttaagatacttcagattaatattattaatagagattacctaatttaaccttacttttatgattatccgttaagttctccgttaaatattctcttctccgttaatattccgttaacttttgacttacccattaatttctataaaaaaaaaagtcttaggttcgaacctcatctcaatcaaatttgacataattaagtttctcactctattttactcttattaaattaaataaattagtagctacaacaaaaaaatgatacatatgtattgttgggaaacaattctcgaaatacccaagcaaatggatgaaaatggaaaatccactaaaacaaatattacaagaaatatTACAAGGAAAAAATAATCCACGAAGGATTACAACAAAAACCAAATGAATACAGGaaattccaggaatttaaacctacaacaaaaGGTTAGATAAACCTAGAATACATGGACGGTATAGAACGGACTTTGGGGTAGTTGTTagcacgagtcgagttgcctctgtccttaaaaccttatttatcgCCTCCCgtggtgctggagcgttgcggcctagatttcccaggataaaacgtactacgatccatgcgtttaagcacacaaacttgggatccggcgaacgagaacgtgggatgaacacaggtggcttGAAAGAAGGttgagcagagtttcgaggtggGAAAGTATTTCGTGTATATCACGTATATGTTGTGTGTCTTTCTCACACGCGTATTTCAAATCTGCTGCTCACCTAgaagaatatataggagatgaagGATTAATGGCATTTATCATGGCATTTAATTCTGGCAaggtaacctccacccactaacAAGTATTAACTCTGCCACTAACAttaaattaactctaaaaataaatattggaattAATCTGATATTAATTCCATAACATATTGAGTTAATCACCTGAATGGTCACTACGGAAGTGAACCGTTTTGGCCAGAGTATCTTTCGAGAGGTCACTGCAGTTGTGTGCGGAAGATCgccttcgagaggtgactcaGAGCTACGATTGATCAACTTGTGCAAGCTTCGAGAGTTCAACTCTTAGCCGCAAGAGATCGACCGGTGCGACCGAGAGTTCAACTCTTAGCCGCAAGAGATCGACCGGTGCGACCAGGAGATCACCGAACGTGCCCAGCGAGAGTTCAACTGCGACCAGGAGATCACCGAACGTGCCCAGCGAGAGTTCAACTCTTAGCCGCAAGAGATCGACCGGTGCGACCAGGAGATCACCGAACGTGCCCAGCCGCTCGAGACATGGACTGAGATGGAAAAAATCGCTCGAATttccggacgacattcgtgcccgcatacacgagttcaagccttttcgaactcattttggaatttgatttgcacccccccctcccctgcgcgcgagagagagcctctatgccatacaagtcaattagctgcgcgcgagagagagcctctatgccatacaagtcaattagccttaaaagagagagagcctctatgccatacaagtcaattagccttaaaaagactcttgtatttatgccatacaagtcaattagccttaaaaagactcttgtatttatagtgggtgaaatcctcttcccaaaccaatgtgggacaaatgctttCCTTAAAGTTTTTCCCACAttttttccatctcaatgggtctactttgagaaacaatttctcattcacccattatccattatgagcgtataatatatcgatctttTTGTCTCATTACGAAGAAtccaaatccactttgacccgacccaaatcggatgtggaccctacatatatttataccacaaaatggccacttaaaatgccatttattgccattttccaacatgtatttctttaattttgaattatgtgtctacaatacctttatttgaaaaaattattcattatccaaaaattaaattaaataagagaaataatttcattagttatattgtctttattttctctcatgcaaagattctttacattcaaatttatcaattaatattcattacattgtccattatcttatttttacaatatcttgtaatcaaatatcaaagttatagtacgaaataatcaaataccaagtattttattaatattatgaatttttttaaaaaaaataattttaagctAATCATATTAGCTACTTGGAGATTGGTTGataaagagagtactcaaataacccaacaaattgaagtggaatcactctattttactctcattgaattaaataaattagtacttacaccaaaaaatgatacatatgtatttctttaataccatgaaaaaaataaaaaagaatagtttgaaaccaatcatattaactacttgggggatttgttgacaatgaaagtactcaaataacccattacccagcaaattgaagcgagaaactaccttttaatatctttggaatacataatattttaaaatttcaaatttttattaatttatttaatcttttttcttaaactatggatttctttatccacaataactcattcaacaataatggttgaaccaaatgaaccccaagcagaacacctaaaggaaagttcatatctcctatatcataatctcattgcatgacgttgtcatctatgctaccaacaataactgattgcaaataacacactaccaacaaaaaggaagggAACAGATAGTAAAAatgaacttctcctatataattttgcattgatatactttcaaatatttatttaaatataaacattgggcattaacccattcgggCAACGCGCGTATGAAACTAGTACACGCTCAAGCGTAAATTATACCATgatctaattatatataattaaataaaaaaaatattgatcacatttcaattatttatttaaagatgTATTTAAGTATTTGTATATGcggtactaaaaaaaaaaaaagtatttgtaTATGCACGTGTTACCACTATGCACTAGCAAATTATACTGTTGACCAAGGATTCACCTTGCATTGTAGTCTCTAATCTAAAATGACATTACTTATGTATTTACGGTTAGCATGTTAgattatgtgtatgtaaataaattgaagacacataacatgccagttacacacacataatatgtaattaacatattatgctcctttaatttatttacaaaaacatAATTTTGTAACTGAAGGAACATCATATATtaactacatacacata contains these protein-coding regions:
- the LOC116017559 gene encoding uncharacterized protein LOC116017559, with the translated sequence MDDFAEEFEPLFDYHRVQPFNVVCLDDDSLDSPPKKQKPSNVSAAKEDNDKGFIQIVDCKEKDEDWLLSPPMISFNAKSRAENSTLREIRLRKQELASFTESAKDVLQAVEESVKRDLGASLQSSVGTVTEQESKPTTERAKIIISIQDKDETKQFRIYMDDKFERLFKLYADKMKLDLQKLVFCFDGEKIKPTATPDSLEMEDNDIIEVHLKPS